From a single Streptomyces rubradiris genomic region:
- a CDS encoding HAD family hydrolase has product MTRLHLFDMDGTLLHGTTAPLEISRQLGLERETVALERAIADGRIGPPEYAAQVYDLWAGLTDAHVRAAFEAAPWLARIREVWAQIRNAGEYCAVVSLSPSFFVERLLEWGAHAAHGSRFPAVPFTEPVDPSGVLNAAAKVVIAERLCAEFGVTRADCVAYGDSASDKELFAAVPVSVAVNADSHVADLATHSYSGRDLWEAYELVGPAQ; this is encoded by the coding sequence ATGACCAGACTTCATCTGTTCGACATGGACGGGACGTTGCTGCACGGGACCACCGCTCCGCTGGAGATATCGCGCCAGTTGGGCCTGGAGCGCGAGACGGTGGCCTTGGAACGGGCGATCGCGGACGGGCGGATCGGGCCGCCGGAGTATGCCGCGCAGGTGTACGACCTGTGGGCCGGCCTGACCGACGCGCATGTGCGGGCCGCGTTCGAGGCGGCTCCCTGGCTGGCCCGGATCCGCGAGGTGTGGGCGCAGATCAGGAACGCGGGTGAATACTGCGCGGTGGTGTCCCTCTCGCCCTCCTTCTTCGTCGAACGCCTCCTGGAGTGGGGTGCCCACGCGGCGCACGGTTCCCGCTTCCCGGCCGTACCGTTCACCGAGCCCGTCGACCCGTCCGGGGTGCTCAACGCCGCCGCCAAGGTGGTCATCGCGGAACGGCTCTGCGCGGAATTCGGCGTGACCCGCGCGGACTGCGTGGCGTACGGCGACTCGGCGTCGGACAAGGAGCTGTTCGCCGCCGTGCCGGTGTCCGTGGCGGTCAACGCCGACTCCCACGTGGCCGACCTCGCCACCCACTCCTACTCGGGACGGGACCTGTGGGAAGCCTATGAACTGGTCGGGCCGGCACAGTAG
- a CDS encoding NUDIX domain-containing protein encodes MTVRPVVKRTARAVLLDGDDLILIKRTKPGVDPYWVTPGGGVEPGDSTVVDALHREVYEELGAKITDVVPCFVDTVEHIGEDGGATGVKVQHFFVCRLESMDPALRHGPEVEEPAGEYEIVRVPFTRVGIASVHLVPLSLRHYLDGNIEGVRAMHAPDLG; translated from the coding sequence ATGACCGTCCGACCCGTGGTCAAGCGCACCGCCCGTGCCGTTCTCCTGGACGGTGACGACCTGATCCTGATCAAGCGCACCAAGCCCGGCGTCGATCCCTACTGGGTCACTCCCGGTGGCGGGGTCGAACCCGGGGACTCGACCGTCGTGGACGCCCTGCACCGAGAGGTGTACGAGGAACTCGGCGCCAAGATCACCGATGTGGTGCCGTGTTTCGTGGACACGGTGGAGCACATCGGTGAGGACGGCGGCGCGACCGGTGTGAAGGTGCAGCACTTCTTCGTCTGCCGGCTGGAGTCCATGGACCCGGCCCTGCGCCACGGCCCCGAAGTGGAGGAGCCGGCTGGTGAGTACGAGATCGTCCGGGTCCCGTTCACCCGCGTCGGCATCGCCTCCGTCCACCTCGTCCCGCTGTCCCTGCGCCACTACCTGGACGGGAACATCGAGGGAGTACGGGCCATGCACGCCCCCGACCTCGGGTAA
- a CDS encoding GNAT family N-acetyltransferase, translating into MPTPSLAHLPIRRLTLRDLTACADLSEDRGWPREEHKWGFLLTAGKGYGIDDPEGGLVAACVVTEYGGWGRPDLGAIGMVLVAERHARQGVGRRLMRHVVSVMGTTPLTLHATPNGRPLYEELGFKVTGRAEMLRGRFTPGGPESAVVTRAATAEDLPAIVRLDEEVFGTDRTPLITRLPAFADQLRVAEEAGRLIGYTAAWPNMDTHVVGPLIARDTETAKALITSLAARTERPLRTDIDVRHEELLTWAKERGLASVAFNSVMTYGIPDLPGDWTRRFAPLTVAAG; encoded by the coding sequence GTGCCAACTCCTTCCCTCGCCCATCTGCCCATCCGCCGTCTGACGCTTCGCGATCTCACCGCCTGCGCCGACCTGTCCGAAGACCGGGGGTGGCCACGCGAGGAACACAAGTGGGGCTTCCTCCTCACCGCCGGGAAGGGATACGGCATCGACGACCCCGAGGGCGGCCTGGTCGCCGCGTGCGTCGTCACGGAGTACGGCGGGTGGGGGCGGCCGGATCTCGGCGCCATCGGCATGGTCCTGGTGGCCGAGCGCCATGCCCGTCAAGGGGTCGGCCGCCGTTTGATGCGGCACGTCGTCTCGGTCATGGGAACCACCCCGCTGACCCTGCACGCCACCCCCAACGGGCGTCCCCTCTACGAGGAGCTGGGCTTCAAGGTGACGGGCCGGGCCGAGATGCTGAGGGGCCGCTTCACTCCCGGCGGCCCGGAGTCCGCGGTCGTCACGCGTGCCGCCACCGCGGAGGACCTCCCGGCGATCGTGCGCCTCGACGAGGAGGTGTTCGGCACCGATCGCACGCCTCTCATCACCCGGTTGCCCGCCTTCGCCGATCAGCTGCGGGTCGCCGAGGAGGCCGGCCGGCTCATCGGCTACACCGCCGCGTGGCCCAACATGGACACCCATGTCGTCGGCCCGCTGATCGCCCGGGACACGGAGACCGCCAAGGCGCTCATCACCTCGCTGGCGGCCCGTACCGAGCGCCCCCTGCGCACCGACATCGACGTGCGCCACGAGGAGCTGCTGACCTGGGCCAAGGAGCGGGGGCTGGCCTCCGTGGCCTTCAACTCGGTGATGACCTACGGCATCCCGGACCTGCCAGGGGACTGGACCCGGCGGTTCGCACCCCTGACCGTCGCCGCGGGCTGA
- a CDS encoding LysR family transcriptional regulator: MDLALLRTFVTVHRAGSFTRAAALLGLSQPAVTSQIRTLERQLGRPLFLRQARGVTPTTIGDELAHRAAPHLDALVEIAECGLDDDSSPRTLYLAGPPEFTTERVLPVLTGLTGEDGQGFTLRVSFGTAEETLEGLACGRHDLAISTTRPRGALLSATPLCDEEHVLVAAPRWAERIGADTVRLKGAPALEDMPVIDVHESLPFVSRYWASVFDCTPAATGTVIVPDLRAVLSCASAGTGLAVLPRYLCAHALEQGTVVTLLDPVVAPLRTYFLVVRTGTLPLPHVARAHEWLQRAATAWC, from the coding sequence ATGGATCTGGCCTTGCTGCGGACCTTCGTCACCGTGCACAGGGCTGGTTCCTTCACCCGCGCCGCCGCTCTGCTCGGCCTCTCCCAGCCGGCCGTCACCTCGCAGATCCGCACGCTGGAGCGCCAGCTCGGCAGGCCGCTCTTCCTCCGCCAGGCGCGGGGAGTGACCCCGACGACCATCGGTGACGAACTCGCCCACCGGGCCGCGCCCCATCTCGACGCCCTGGTGGAGATAGCGGAATGCGGACTGGACGACGACTCCTCGCCCCGGACGCTGTACCTGGCCGGCCCTCCGGAGTTCACCACCGAACGCGTGCTGCCCGTCCTCACCGGGCTGACCGGCGAGGACGGCCAGGGCTTCACGTTGCGCGTCTCCTTCGGCACGGCGGAGGAGACGCTGGAGGGACTGGCCTGCGGCCGGCACGACCTGGCCATCAGCACGACCCGACCGCGCGGGGCCCTGCTGTCCGCCACTCCGCTGTGTGACGAGGAGCATGTGCTGGTCGCGGCCCCGCGCTGGGCGGAGCGGATCGGCGCGGACACCGTACGGCTGAAAGGCGCGCCGGCCCTGGAAGACATGCCCGTGATCGACGTCCACGAGTCGCTGCCGTTCGTCTCGCGCTACTGGGCTTCCGTGTTCGACTGCACCCCGGCCGCCACGGGCACGGTGATCGTCCCGGATCTGCGGGCGGTGCTGTCCTGTGCAAGCGCCGGGACCGGGCTGGCGGTGCTTCCCCGCTATCTGTGCGCGCATGCGCTGGAGCAGGGCACGGTCGTCACCCTGCTCGACCCGGTGGTGGCGCCGTTGCGCACGTACTTCCTGGTGGTGCGGACCGGAACACTTCCCCTGCCGCATGTCGCGCGGGCTCACGAGTGGCTCCAGCGTGCGGCCACGGCCTGGTGCTGA